The proteins below come from a single Mycobacterium parmense genomic window:
- a CDS encoding phosphatase PAP2 family protein → MPDASVSEAPRGEVAALVAVQSALAGRPGTLAVARGLSYFGEHSIGWVAAAILGAALLPGRRRAFLVAGAGAFAAHAAAVAVKRVVRRRRPHHPAVAVHVGTPSRLSFPSAHASSTTAAAILLGRAAGLGGLPLAAVLVPPMAISRMLLGVHYPSDVAVGVALGAGVAEITGRAARGLEGSAAQ, encoded by the coding sequence ATGCCTGACGCCTCGGTCTCTGAGGCGCCGCGCGGCGAAGTGGCCGCCCTGGTGGCCGTCCAGTCGGCGCTGGCCGGGCGCCCCGGCACGCTCGCCGTGGCCCGGGGGCTCTCCTACTTCGGGGAGCACAGCATCGGGTGGGTGGCCGCGGCGATCCTGGGCGCGGCCCTGCTGCCCGGCCGCCGCCGGGCGTTCCTGGTGGCCGGGGCCGGCGCGTTCGCCGCGCACGCCGCCGCGGTGGCGGTCAAGCGGGTGGTCCGGCGCCGCCGGCCCCATCATCCGGCCGTCGCCGTGCACGTCGGCACGCCCAGCCGGTTGAGCTTCCCCTCCGCGCACGCCTCCTCCACCACGGCCGCGGCCATCCTGCTGGGACGGGCGGCGGGGTTGGGGGGGCTGCCACTGGCCGCGGTCCTGGTTCCCCCGATGGCGATATCCCGGATGCTGCTGGGCGTGCACTACCCGAGCGACGTGGCCGTCGGCGTCGCCCTGGGCGCCGGCGTCGCGGAGATCACCGGCCGTGCGGCGAGAGGTCTGGAAGGGAGTGCGGCCCAATGA
- a CDS encoding decaprenyl-phosphate phosphoribosyltransferase has translation MSEGVVTGPPGNLIAGVVKAIRPRQWVKNVIVLAAPLAALGGPIRYDYAEVLTKVSGAFVVFCLAASSIYLVNDVRDIAADREHPTKRYRPIAAGVVPEWLAYALAVVLAAASLAISWWLAPNLALVIAVYLGMQLAYCFGLKHQAVMDICIVSSAYLIRAIAGGAATKIPLSQWFLLFVAFGSLFMVAGKRYAELQVAERTGAAIRKALESYTSTYLRFVWTMSATAVVLCYGLWAFERDRHSGSWFAVSMVPFTIAILRYAVDVDGGLAGEPEDIALRDRVLQLLAVAWIVTVGAAVAFG, from the coding sequence ATGAGCGAAGGCGTGGTAACCGGGCCTCCGGGGAACCTGATCGCCGGGGTGGTCAAGGCGATCCGCCCGCGGCAATGGGTCAAGAACGTCATCGTGCTGGCCGCGCCGCTGGCCGCGCTCGGCGGCCCGATCCGCTACGACTACGCCGAGGTGCTGACCAAGGTGTCCGGGGCCTTCGTGGTGTTCTGCCTCGCGGCGTCGTCGATCTATCTGGTCAACGACGTTCGCGACATCGCCGCCGACCGCGAGCATCCGACCAAGAGGTACCGCCCGATCGCGGCGGGCGTGGTGCCGGAGTGGCTGGCCTACGCGCTGGCGGTGGTGCTGGCAGCGGCCTCCCTGGCCATTTCGTGGTGGCTGGCGCCCAATCTTGCGCTGGTGATCGCCGTCTACCTCGGCATGCAGCTCGCATACTGTTTCGGCCTCAAACACCAAGCGGTGATGGACATCTGCATCGTGTCGTCGGCGTACCTGATCCGGGCGATCGCCGGGGGCGCCGCCACGAAAATCCCCCTGTCGCAATGGTTCCTGCTGTTCGTGGCGTTCGGGTCGCTGTTCATGGTGGCCGGCAAGCGCTACGCCGAGCTGCAGGTGGCCGAGCGCACCGGCGCGGCCATCCGCAAGGCGCTGGAGAGTTACACCAGCACCTATCTGCGCTTCGTCTGGACGATGTCGGCCACCGCGGTGGTGCTGTGCTACGGGCTGTGGGCGTTCGAGCGCGACCGCCATTCTGGATCCTGGTTCGCGGTGTCGATGGTCCCGTTCACCATCGCGATCCTGCGCTACGCGGTCGACGTCGACGGCGGCCTCGCCGGTGAGCCGGAGGACATCGCGCTGCGCGACCGGGTGCTGCAGCTGCTGGCCGTGGCGTGGATCGTGACAGTTGGGGCCGCCGTTGCCTTCGGCTAG